The Syntrophaceae bacterium DNA segment CTGAACTCGGCGGCGGTCAGGTTGACGGGCTCGCCGTCACGAAGCACGGTGCGCGTTCCCGTCTCCATTTCCACGTCTCCCACATGGTGCCGGATCGTTGCCGCGACCATCGAGGACTTTCCCGGCGGATCGCCCGAGCGTCGAAGAATGGCGCGGAGCCGGGCGACCAGTTCCCGCGGGTTGAACGGCTTGGGGAGATAGTCATCCGCTCCCATTTCCAGGCCGACGATCCGGTCGACGTCGTCGCCCCTTGCGGTCAGCATCAGGACCGGCGTGTCGGTGTGGGTGCGGATCCGCTTGAGCACGTCGAAACCGTTCTGCGCGCCCGGGAGCATGACATCGAGCACGATGATGCCGTATGATCCGGCCAGCACCCTTGCCAGTCCCGTTTCCCCGTCATATGCCGCCTCGACGAGGAATCCCTCGCGGGTGAGGTATTCGTCCAGCAGCTCGCACAGGTCCCTGTCGTCGTCGATCACCAGAATGAGCTTTTTCATGGGTGTCATGGAATTCCTCCTGCCCGGCAAGAATTGCCGTCCTCTTTTTCCGGCTGCGGAAGCAGTGTCCCTCCTCCCACGCTCCGGAGATAACGTCTCATGGCACAGATTGAGACTACGGATTGTTAAAAATTGTAAAGCAAAATCTAAACCTATCTCCACAAACCGAAACTACGGATTTCGAAAAGGAGGGTGCCGCTGACTCCGGTCTGCCGATCCAGGTTGCCGTGCCTCCCCATTTTTCTGCGAGTCCGTGAACATTTGTAAAGTTGAGGAGTTCCGCTGCTGGTGCGACCAAAATCGGCATATCGGTTGCTCTTTCGAGCGTTCGGGCACGGCCGATACAAGAGCCCATTCAACCCTAGAAAGGAGGTTGCCATGGTAAGTGGAATCAGCAGCAGCGGCAGCTCCTCAATTTACGAGTTGAGGCAGCAGATGTTCAGGAGGATTGGCAGCAACGAAGGCGGGTCGTCCGGCAAATCCGGGATGGCCGGCTATGCCGGGGAGAGTTCGTCCATGTCTGCGGGCGCGCTTTCTTCTTCCCTGGGAACAGACCAGAGCGGCCTGATCGGCATGCTGGAGAATGATTCGGGTCTGGCAAAGATGGATCAGCAGATGAAGGGTGGCGGCATGTCGGCACCGCCGCCTCCGCCCGGCGAGGTTTTCGACACGGCCGACGCGGATGGAGACGGTTACGTCACCGAGGATGAACTCACCGCCGTCCTGGGGGACGGTGGAGGGGACATCAGCGAGCTGTTCAGCCGGGTCGACACGGACGGCGACGGACTCATCTCCGAGGCCGAGGATGAGGCGTTCCGGGAAAGCATGGCGTCAACGGAGAAGAACGGTCTTGCCGACGGCGGCACGGGCGGCATCGGCGGCCAGGATTGGCGGGCCAGGATGTTCGAGACGATGCAGCAGGGTTTCAGCGCGGCTGCATCATCCGGCTTCTCGACGTCTTTTTACGCGTAGCGTTGCATTCACCGGCCGGCGGCCGGGGACGCCGCCGGCTCATCACCTTGGCTGTGCCTTACAGGGCCGCTGCTCAGAAAGAGCAGCGGCCTCTGTCATTTGTGTGCTGTCCGCGTGTTCCGGCGGACCCGTGCGGTCCGGGGGGGATGGGAGAGAGGCCCGGCGGCACCCCTCAGGGACGGGGTCCCCATAGGGCGCCCCGGAGGCCGGAGAATCTTGCCGTCCGGCGGGCGCAGGCGGCGGTGAAGACGTCCTGTCGCCCGCAGATCTCGATCCGGTTGCGGGCGCGGGTAACGGCGGTGTAGAGAAGCTCCCGCGTCAGAACCGGCGTGTCCCGGTCCGGCAGGACCAGGAGGACCCGGTCGAACTCGGATCCCTGGCTCTTGTGGACCGTCGTGGCCCAGACCGTCTCGTGCTCCGGAAGCCGGGACGGCGGCAGGGAACGGAGCGACCCGTCGGGGCTCCGGAAGAAGGCCCGCAACTCCCCTCCGGCGTCCCGGTCCGGGAGGATCATGCCCACGTCTCCGTTGAAAAGCCTGAGCGGATAGTCGTTTCGGGTGATCATGACGGGACGGCCTTGATACCATCGGCCTTCCGGCCGGATGAGCCCACGCCGGCGGAGAATCCGCTCCGCGAGGTCGTTGACGGCGGCCACTCCGTAGGGACCCTCCCGAAGGGCGCAGAGGACCCGGAACCGGTCCAGGAGCTTGAGGGCCGCCTCGGGATCGGCGGCGTCCCGGAAATCCGCCGGCATTTCCCCGAGGCGCTCCTCCAGGAGACGCGGAAGGACTTCGGGCCGCGGCAGGTCCAGCCAGCGG contains these protein-coding regions:
- a CDS encoding EF-hand domain-containing protein produces the protein MVSGISSSGSSSIYELRQQMFRRIGSNEGGSSGKSGMAGYAGESSSMSAGALSSSLGTDQSGLIGMLENDSGLAKMDQQMKGGGMSAPPPPPGEVFDTADADGDGYVTEDELTAVLGDGGGDISELFSRVDTDGDGLISEAEDEAFRESMASTEKNGLADGGTGGIGGQDWRARMFETMQQGFSAAASSGFSTSFYA
- a CDS encoding response regulator transcription factor, which encodes MKKLILVIDDDRDLCELLDEYLTREGFLVEAAYDGETGLARVLAGSYGIIVLDVMLPGAQNGFDVLKRIRTHTDTPVLMLTARGDDVDRIVGLEMGADDYLPKPFNPRELVARLRAILRRSGDPPGKSSMVAATIRHHVGDVEMETGTRTVLRDGEPVNLTAAEFSLLEILLGRAGHIVTRDELTQTVLGRSLTPYDRSIDVHVSKLRKKLGRENGNRDRIKSVRGSGYIYVLPAHSGSKG